In the Flavobacterium pallidum genome, one interval contains:
- a CDS encoding TonB-dependent receptor — MKFKTTCIALFFIQLIFSQSGIKGTIVAETTGQPIPGVTIVVKNTTITTMSDAEGNYFISKLQPGKFDLEFSMMSFQTKLITETEVVKDEVTVLHVSLAEGGAKTLDEVVIKSSKARTESVKTLLLMQKNSVNVSDGISAETIKRTPDKSTSDVLKRISGASMQDNKFVVIRGLNDRYNAAYLNGAPLPSSEPDRKAFSFDIFPANMLDNLVITKTATPDIPGEFAGGVIQINTKSIPDRNFQTITVGGGYNTITTGKKQLYYEGGKTDWLGVDDGTRALSSKVPDYLTFLNLEPTERAEYAKFLNSDWSLHQKNFAPNMSFQYTNGRRINIGEKVLGILFSASYNKTNIYNETIRKDYENPDETLPSVLKSDFFDKNNVEQYLLGAMANFSLKLNANNTISFKNIYSINADDRVIERNGAPDGAVDPEASKIYSTARWFTSNTIYSGQLFGDHFFPKSRTKFSWLGSYSNVSREIPNLRRNTYDIVQDPNNPAAVIYKASIADGNAGADYGGSMFFSENNENIYSAKADYSAKFSDDLSSNDEIKVGLFVQYRDRDFFARQLQYNKFNLQDSPFREELLFLDDSEIFQPQNIGLIAPNTGGFTVFDGTKYYDSYTASSELQAAYMMFDNAIGKLRMIWGFRAENYIQRLETKKTETEDLNVYNEQADFLPSANAIYALSQKQNLRLSYYKTLNRPEFRELAPFGFYDFTTQFFTNGNPELQIAVIDNADFRYEIYPGKNQLFSVSAFYKKFKNPIELIAGANNKEVTYKNAASAENYGFEMEFRTLIASLLNNENSTFLNGLTVFSNLAIIHSEVDVSNAVAITNQEQSRPMQGQSPYVFNCGTQYTDSHYGWTLSANLNRIGDRIAIVGNPPDGEPTLWEKSRTLLDAQLSKTFLNKKLEIKLNLQNLLDQESIFYQNKLSGNKEESGVKGFFNNIFTGDSGNNNGYDKDHDDLFWSTKFGRTFSLSATYNF, encoded by the coding sequence ATGAAATTTAAAACTACATGTATTGCGCTTTTCTTTATCCAGCTGATTTTCAGCCAGTCCGGTATAAAAGGAACCATCGTCGCTGAAACCACAGGACAGCCGATTCCGGGTGTAACCATTGTCGTAAAGAACACCACGATCACCACAATGTCCGATGCCGAAGGGAATTATTTCATCAGCAAGCTGCAACCCGGGAAATTCGACCTTGAATTCTCGATGATGTCTTTCCAGACCAAACTCATCACTGAAACCGAAGTCGTTAAGGATGAAGTCACGGTGCTGCATGTTTCCCTGGCGGAAGGTGGCGCAAAGACGCTGGATGAGGTCGTCATCAAATCCTCCAAAGCCAGGACGGAATCAGTAAAGACTTTATTGCTGATGCAGAAAAACAGCGTCAATGTGTCCGACGGTATTTCTGCCGAAACCATCAAGCGTACACCCGACAAAAGCACTTCCGATGTGCTTAAAAGGATCAGCGGTGCCAGCATGCAGGACAACAAGTTCGTCGTCATCCGCGGATTGAACGACCGTTACAACGCGGCTTATTTAAATGGTGCGCCCCTGCCGAGTTCCGAACCGGACCGCAAAGCATTTTCGTTTGATATTTTCCCGGCCAATATGCTTGACAATCTTGTGATTACCAAAACCGCAACGCCCGACATCCCGGGAGAATTTGCAGGAGGCGTGATACAGATCAATACCAAAAGCATTCCGGACAGGAACTTCCAGACCATCACTGTGGGCGGAGGCTACAACACCATCACCACCGGAAAAAAACAATTGTATTATGAAGGTGGGAAAACCGACTGGCTTGGCGTAGACGACGGTACACGTGCCCTGTCCTCTAAAGTCCCGGATTACCTGACATTCCTTAATCTCGAGCCAACGGAAAGGGCAGAATATGCTAAATTCCTCAACAGTGACTGGAGTTTGCATCAAAAGAATTTTGCTCCGAATATGAGTTTTCAATACACCAATGGAAGGCGGATCAATATTGGTGAAAAAGTGCTTGGGATCTTATTTTCAGCTTCATATAACAAGACCAATATTTATAATGAAACCATCAGGAAAGATTATGAAAATCCGGACGAAACATTGCCATCTGTCTTAAAAAGTGATTTTTTTGACAAAAATAACGTGGAACAATACCTTCTGGGTGCGATGGCCAATTTCAGTCTGAAGTTAAACGCCAACAATACCATCAGTTTCAAGAATATTTACAGCATTAATGCTGACGACCGCGTGATTGAAAGAAATGGTGCTCCTGATGGCGCAGTGGATCCTGAAGCGTCAAAAATCTATTCAACCGCACGCTGGTTTACAAGCAACACGATTTATTCCGGGCAATTGTTCGGGGATCACTTTTTCCCAAAAAGCCGCACCAAATTCAGCTGGCTTGGTTCTTACAGCAATGTGAGCCGCGAAATCCCGAACCTCAGGCGAAATACTTATGATATTGTACAGGATCCGAACAATCCCGCAGCGGTCATTTACAAAGCAAGTATCGCTGATGGAAATGCCGGGGCAGATTACGGCGGAAGCATGTTTTTTTCTGAAAACAACGAAAATATTTACAGTGCCAAAGCCGATTATTCGGCTAAATTCAGCGATGATTTAAGCAGCAACGATGAAATCAAAGTGGGACTTTTTGTGCAATACCGCGACCGCGATTTCTTTGCAAGGCAGCTGCAGTATAACAAATTCAACCTTCAGGATTCGCCTTTCAGGGAAGAACTGCTTTTTCTGGATGACAGCGAAATTTTCCAGCCGCAGAACATTGGGCTCATAGCGCCCAACACAGGCGGATTTACGGTGTTCGACGGTACGAAATACTACGATTCCTATACCGCCTCGTCTGAATTGCAGGCAGCGTATATGATGTTCGACAATGCCATCGGCAAGCTCAGGATGATCTGGGGATTCCGTGCAGAGAATTATATCCAGCGCCTGGAGACGAAAAAAACTGAAACCGAAGACCTGAATGTTTATAACGAACAGGCGGATTTCCTGCCATCAGCCAATGCGATTTATGCCTTAAGCCAGAAGCAAAACCTGAGGCTGAGTTATTATAAAACGCTGAACCGCCCGGAATTCAGGGAACTGGCACCATTTGGTTTTTATGATTTTACGACGCAATTCTTTACCAACGGAAATCCGGAACTGCAGATTGCCGTGATTGATAATGCGGATTTCCGCTATGAGATTTACCCGGGGAAAAACCAGTTGTTTTCGGTATCGGCATTTTACAAAAAGTTTAAAAACCCGATTGAGCTGATTGCCGGCGCAAACAATAAGGAAGTGACCTATAAAAACGCAGCATCAGCTGAAAATTATGGTTTTGAAATGGAGTTCAGGACCTTGATCGCATCATTGCTGAACAATGAAAATTCGACATTCCTGAACGGGCTTACGGTGTTTTCCAACCTGGCTATTATCCACTCTGAAGTGGACGTTTCGAATGCTGTGGCCATCACCAACCAGGAGCAGTCGCGCCCGATGCAGGGACAATCGCCTTATGTATTCAACTGCGGCACACAATATACCGACAGCCATTATGGATGGACTTTGTCTGCGAATTTAAACCGTATCGGCGACAGGATCGCCATCGTTGGAAATCCGCCTGACGGAGAGCCGACCTTGTGGGAAAAAAGCAGGACCTTACTGGATGCGCAGCTTTCGAAGACATTCCTGAATAAGAAACTGGAAATCAAGCTCAATTTACAAAACCTGCTGGACCAGGAATCGATTTTTTACCAGAATAAATTATCAGGAAATAAAGAGGAGTCGGGTGTGAAAGGTTTTTTCAATAATATCTTCACCGGTGATTCCGGCAATAACAACGGTTATGATAAAGACCATGACGATTTGTTCTGGAGTACGAAATTCGGGCGGACTTTCTCCTTATCGGCAACTTATAACTTTTAA
- a CDS encoding T9SS type A sorting domain-containing protein — protein sequence MRKIYLLGLLMMIGNLLNAQIQPTSYRGAFAPAPAAMWTDSWTNYDPQNTAYPAPTVTVNSAITTNTTWTSGNTYLLSGLVYVKNGATLTIQPGTKILGDNSGSALVITRGAKINATGTAASPIVFTSDKSAGSRNKGDWGGIILLGKGSFNINGGVNNIEGITASADTQYGGGANPDDNDNSGTLKYVRIEFGGYVFAPNNEINGLTFGAVGRGTTIDYVQVSFSNDDAFEWFGGSVNCKHLVSYRNLDDDFDTDNGFNGNVQFALSVRDPQIADAPAVSTSEGFESDNNATGSTVSPFTSAIFSNLTMVGPTYRQTLPNGGTLAAGYKRALRIRRASQLKIYNSVFMDYLEGLHIDGIASENAAVAGTLRFNNNVLAGITTTSKVLQITAPGTITSGNNASFNMTSWYAANGNTTVASNSGLLTNAYDNGNAFTYTGLDYRPASGSILLSGASFTDAPFNGKLEKSAPTVVSPVNYCRNDVATPLSATLAYGGTQLRWYASAGSTTPLAGTPTPMTNSSSVGTRNYYVAQVYPDGLEGPKAVITVNVYALPEMPTTLTGTTVICNYIGSTETLNYTTTAVSGAASYSWTLPVGATLVSTSPDGLTATVSFQNVAQGSGTVYIGVQAVSVNGCKSIAKTLGLIKILPTAPASISGATSVGNYVGTSTAITYTTPAVANAQSYLWTVPAGVDIISGQGSTSISVNFLNASTAAGSLGVISVKSVAPCGMSPARNLSLFKALPARPANINASSSDVCVTAGPSSSITYSIAPIADVTTYNWTIPTGATIVGNAHGSTITVNYTAAFSANGIVSVSSVNNIGSSAARNLTVYRNLPANPSNINGRLKGICPGDTYSYSFANIAAATSYTFIAPAGAVIKSANFPGNATNSLTTSENAFTVTYPGDFVSGTLSFRSSNGCGMSVGPNNQDVAKAMPTPTVLNGPDTVTCAMIGQQVTYTTVAAPNVTSYVWIVPPGTTIVSGQGTASLTVIFNAGLPASSTISVQYNNACNGIGGKKKLTLTKQSCTSRAAEEVATTTYSELYPNPASEVFNIDIKTENASETTISVYSFSGNMVSSVKHQLNAGENTVATDISRLPRGIYIVKFTDPSSKETETKKLIKK from the coding sequence ATGAGAAAAATTTATTTACTGGGATTGTTGATGATGATCGGCAATCTTTTAAATGCGCAAATCCAGCCGACGAGCTATCGGGGTGCTTTTGCTCCTGCTCCTGCTGCGATGTGGACAGACAGCTGGACGAACTATGACCCGCAGAATACGGCCTATCCCGCTCCGACGGTGACGGTAAACTCCGCGATTACTACAAACACCACATGGACTTCCGGAAACACTTACCTGTTATCAGGATTGGTTTATGTAAAGAACGGTGCCACACTCACCATCCAGCCGGGCACTAAAATCCTGGGTGACAATTCAGGATCGGCATTGGTAATTACAAGAGGTGCCAAGATTAACGCCACCGGTACTGCTGCAAGCCCGATTGTATTTACATCGGATAAGTCAGCCGGTTCGCGCAACAAAGGCGACTGGGGCGGTATTATCCTTTTGGGCAAAGGCTCATTCAACATCAACGGCGGTGTGAACAATATTGAAGGAATTACAGCTTCTGCCGATACCCAATATGGTGGTGGTGCAAACCCTGATGACAATGACAATTCAGGGACTTTGAAATATGTAAGGATTGAATTCGGAGGTTATGTTTTTGCCCCGAACAACGAAATCAACGGACTAACTTTCGGTGCTGTTGGCCGTGGAACAACCATTGACTATGTACAGGTTTCTTTTTCAAATGACGATGCTTTCGAATGGTTTGGAGGTTCTGTAAACTGTAAGCACCTGGTTTCTTACAGGAATCTTGACGATGATTTTGATACTGACAATGGTTTCAACGGAAACGTGCAATTCGCTTTATCCGTAAGGGATCCGCAAATCGCTGATGCCCCTGCCGTATCTACTTCAGAAGGGTTCGAATCGGATAACAACGCTACTGGAAGTACTGTTTCGCCATTCACCAGCGCCATTTTCTCAAACCTTACGATGGTTGGACCTACTTACCGCCAGACATTGCCAAACGGCGGAACTTTGGCAGCAGGATACAAAAGGGCGCTCCGCATCCGCAGGGCTTCACAATTGAAGATCTACAACTCCGTCTTCATGGATTACCTTGAGGGACTTCATATTGATGGTATCGCTTCTGAAAATGCTGCCGTTGCCGGGACTTTGCGTTTCAACAACAACGTATTGGCAGGAATCACGACGACTTCGAAAGTATTGCAGATCACCGCTCCGGGAACCATTACTTCAGGAAACAATGCGTCATTCAATATGACATCATGGTATGCGGCAAACGGGAACACCACTGTAGCATCAAACTCCGGATTATTGACAAATGCTTACGATAACGGAAATGCATTCACTTATACAGGTTTGGATTACAGGCCGGCTTCAGGATCAATCCTGCTTTCAGGGGCAAGTTTTACCGATGCACCTTTCAATGGTAAATTAGAGAAATCAGCGCCAACGGTGGTTTCGCCAGTGAATTATTGCAGGAATGATGTGGCTACGCCATTGTCAGCGACTTTGGCTTACGGCGGTACGCAATTGAGGTGGTATGCTTCAGCCGGCAGCACGACACCATTGGCAGGAACGCCAACGCCAATGACAAATTCTTCAAGCGTAGGCACGAGGAACTATTATGTTGCACAGGTTTATCCTGACGGATTGGAAGGCCCTAAGGCTGTTATCACGGTAAATGTTTATGCTTTGCCTGAAATGCCTACTACACTTACAGGAACGACTGTTATCTGTAACTACATCGGAAGCACAGAAACCCTGAATTACACTACTACTGCTGTGTCGGGCGCAGCGAGCTACAGCTGGACTTTGCCAGTAGGCGCTACATTGGTTTCCACTTCACCTGACGGTTTGACGGCTACTGTAAGCTTCCAAAATGTGGCACAGGGAAGCGGTACCGTATACATCGGCGTACAGGCTGTTTCTGTAAACGGCTGTAAGAGCATTGCCAAGACATTGGGCCTGATCAAGATACTTCCTACTGCGCCTGCAAGCATTTCTGGGGCCACTTCTGTCGGAAATTACGTAGGAACATCTACAGCAATCACTTATACTACGCCTGCCGTAGCCAATGCGCAATCTTATCTTTGGACTGTACCAGCGGGAGTTGACATCATCTCAGGACAGGGAAGCACTTCTATTTCAGTAAATTTCCTTAACGCTTCCACGGCAGCGGGTTCTTTGGGTGTTATTTCTGTAAAATCGGTAGCGCCATGCGGTATGTCCCCAGCGAGGAACCTGAGCCTTTTCAAAGCATTGCCTGCAAGGCCTGCAAACATCAACGCTTCTTCATCTGATGTGTGCGTTACTGCAGGACCTTCAAGCAGCATCACCTATTCTATCGCGCCTATCGCTGATGTGACCACCTACAACTGGACTATCCCAACAGGCGCTACTATCGTAGGAAACGCACACGGATCTACCATCACCGTGAATTATACCGCTGCCTTCTCTGCTAACGGCATCGTATCGGTAAGTTCCGTAAACAACATCGGTTCAAGTGCTGCAAGGAACCTTACGGTGTACCGCAACCTGCCAGCCAACCCAAGTAATATCAATGGAAGGCTGAAAGGCATTTGCCCTGGCGATACGTACAGCTATTCTTTCGCGAACATTGCTGCTGCCACGTCATATACGTTCATCGCTCCTGCAGGCGCAGTGATCAAATCAGCGAATTTCCCTGGAAACGCTACCAACAGTTTAACAACTTCAGAAAATGCATTTACGGTAACTTATCCTGGAGATTTCGTTTCCGGAACACTAAGCTTCAGGTCGTCTAACGGCTGTGGTATGAGCGTAGGCCCTAACAACCAGGATGTTGCCAAGGCAATGCCTACACCTACGGTATTGAATGGACCTGATACCGTTACCTGTGCCATGATCGGCCAGCAGGTTACTTACACTACCGTAGCAGCTCCAAACGTCACTTCTTATGTATGGATTGTTCCTCCTGGAACCACTATCGTAAGCGGTCAGGGCACGGCATCGCTTACTGTTATTTTTAATGCTGGCCTTCCTGCTTCTTCAACCATTTCGGTACAGTATAACAATGCCTGCAACGGTATCGGTGGTAAAAAGAAACTGACGCTGACAAAACAAAGCTGTACGTCTCGTGCTGCTGAGGAAGTGGCTACTACAACTTATTCTGAATTATACCCGAACCCGGCTTCAGAAGTGTTCAACATCGACATCAAGACCGAGAACGCTTCAGAGACTACCATTTCAGTATATTCTTTCTCAGGAAATATGGTAAGCAGCGTGAAGCACCAGCTGAATGCCGGTGAAAACACTGTTGCCACAGACATTTCAAGATTGCCTAGAGGAATTTACATCGTGAAGTTTACAGATCCGTCTTCAAAAGAAACGGAAACCAAAAAACTCATCAAAAAATAA
- a CDS encoding helix-turn-helix domain-containing protein yields the protein MEILTEAASYTLKFINQTHRSIFLTGKAGTGKTTLLREIIRTTHKNTVVVAPTGIAALNAGGVTVHSMFQLPFAGFIPDHSNKHFSESVKFENKNTLGRHFRMNAQKKAVIQNMELLIIDEVSMLRADLLDAMDFMMQSVRRNKKPFGGVQLLYIGDLLQLPPVIKDEEWRTLQHYYKGKFFFHSQVVQQHPPIYIELSKIFRQTDDRFISILNNLRHNSISAADIAVLNAFVKTGFDIKNNKGYIVLTTHNAKADDMNARALEDLEGHLHAYQPEIMGDFPEKIYPVEANLQLKIGAQVMFVKNDLSPEKNYFNGKMGVVKSLSEAEILVHFPDENKTIEVERYEWENIKYTVNPDTKEIQEDILGTFVHYPIKLAWAITVHKSQGLTFDKAALDVSQVFLPGQAYVALSRLRSLEGLILLSPLRMNGLSNDQDVMDYAETKAEDKVLENLLESETKKFIHNYLKASFNWDELAQEWRNHQFSYQNDMEKSPKTGHAVWAAEKAKVIWNLLEPAVKFMSQLDKLFYPENTDLVFIGERINAAIDYFMGPMDQLAYDLLWKLEEISRMKKAKAFYEEIALLEDLQVKAIQRLLKARLLIETVISGSRISKETMHSEEINSYKSRKVTLVRNDFKAMNVTIIEDEQDYNRYTSKKKAKKEPKKSTVTETYELWLEKHSVKEIAGIRKLTVQTINTHLAKLIEAHTIMISEILPEDKIRELAEVFRDYHEETLNGLKELHGERFTWDELKLFRAALNAEMA from the coding sequence ATGGAAATCCTCACCGAAGCCGCATCCTATACCCTGAAGTTCATAAACCAGACGCACCGTTCCATATTCCTGACCGGAAAAGCCGGAACCGGGAAAACCACGCTGCTGCGCGAAATCATCCGCACGACGCACAAAAATACCGTCGTCGTAGCCCCGACCGGGATTGCGGCGCTGAATGCGGGCGGCGTTACGGTCCACTCGATGTTCCAGCTCCCGTTTGCAGGTTTTATACCGGATCATTCCAATAAGCATTTTTCGGAATCCGTTAAATTCGAGAACAAGAATACGCTCGGCAGGCACTTCCGGATGAATGCCCAGAAAAAAGCCGTCATCCAGAATATGGAACTGCTCATTATTGATGAGGTCAGTATGCTGCGCGCCGATTTGCTCGATGCGATGGATTTCATGATGCAAAGCGTACGACGCAATAAAAAACCTTTCGGAGGCGTGCAATTATTGTATATCGGCGACCTGTTACAGCTTCCGCCGGTGATTAAGGATGAAGAATGGCGCACGCTGCAGCATTATTACAAAGGCAAATTCTTCTTCCATTCGCAGGTGGTGCAGCAACATCCGCCGATTTATATCGAGCTTTCGAAAATATTCAGGCAAACCGACGACCGTTTTATTTCGATATTGAACAACCTGCGCCACAACAGCATTTCAGCAGCGGATATTGCGGTTTTGAATGCCTTCGTAAAGACTGGTTTCGACATCAAAAACAACAAAGGCTACATTGTCCTGACCACACACAATGCCAAAGCCGACGACATGAACGCCCGGGCTTTGGAAGATCTGGAAGGCCATCTGCATGCCTACCAACCTGAAATCATGGGCGATTTCCCAGAGAAGATTTATCCCGTCGAGGCAAACCTGCAGTTAAAGATCGGTGCGCAGGTGATGTTTGTTAAAAATGACCTTTCTCCGGAAAAGAATTATTTCAACGGTAAAATGGGTGTCGTCAAATCATTGTCCGAAGCCGAAATCCTCGTGCATTTCCCAGACGAAAACAAGACGATTGAAGTCGAACGCTACGAATGGGAAAATATCAAATACACCGTCAATCCCGATACCAAGGAAATACAGGAAGATATCCTGGGGACTTTCGTGCATTACCCGATCAAACTGGCCTGGGCCATTACAGTGCACAAAAGCCAGGGCCTTACGTTTGACAAAGCGGCGCTCGACGTGTCGCAGGTTTTCCTGCCCGGGCAGGCGTATGTTGCCTTGTCAAGGCTTCGTTCGTTAGAAGGCCTTATTTTGCTTTCTCCGCTGCGTATGAATGGCCTGTCGAACGATCAGGATGTTATGGATTATGCAGAAACCAAGGCGGAAGACAAAGTGCTTGAGAATTTACTGGAATCCGAAACCAAAAAATTCATTCACAATTACCTGAAAGCCAGCTTCAATTGGGATGAACTCGCGCAGGAATGGCGGAACCATCAGTTCAGCTATCAGAACGATATGGAAAAATCACCCAAAACCGGGCATGCAGTCTGGGCCGCGGAAAAAGCCAAAGTCATCTGGAACCTGCTCGAACCCGCAGTGAAATTCATGTCGCAGCTTGATAAACTTTTCTATCCTGAAAATACCGATCTTGTTTTTATCGGCGAGAGGATCAATGCCGCGATCGATTATTTTATGGGACCGATGGACCAGCTGGCGTATGACCTGCTATGGAAACTTGAGGAAATCAGCCGCATGAAAAAGGCAAAAGCGTTTTATGAAGAAATTGCGCTGCTTGAGGATTTGCAGGTCAAAGCCATCCAGCGGCTTTTGAAAGCGCGGCTGCTCATAGAAACGGTCATTTCCGGCAGCAGGATTTCTAAGGAAACGATGCATTCTGAAGAAATCAACAGCTATAAAAGCAGGAAAGTTACTTTGGTCAGGAATGATTTCAAAGCGATGAATGTCACGATCATTGAAGACGAACAGGATTACAACCGTTACACGTCAAAAAAGAAGGCGAAAAAGGAACCTAAAAAATCAACAGTAACCGAAACTTACGAGCTGTGGCTTGAAAAACATTCCGTTAAGGAAATCGCAGGCATCAGGAAATTGACGGTACAGACCATCAATACGCATCTGGCTAAACTGATTGAGGCACATACGATCATGATTTCCGAAATCTTACCGGAAGACAAAATCCGCGAATTGGCCGAAGTTTTCAGGGATTACCACGAAGAAACGCTGAACGGGCTGAAGGAACTGCACGGCGAGCGGTTCACCTGGGATGAACTCAAATTGTTCAGGGCTGCGCTGAATGCAGAAATGGCTTAA
- a CDS encoding DoxX family protein — MNNIGSILLLILLAITFVQSGYEKTMYWNDNVAWLKKHFEKTPIRNMVPSSLFLVLVLEIVSGILCISGCIQLLVNNVRTFGLYGAIFSCITLLFLLLGQRMAKDYDGARTIVIYFIPAVMAVYWLS, encoded by the coding sequence ATGAATAATATCGGATCCATATTATTGCTGATTTTACTCGCTATCACGTTCGTACAATCCGGTTATGAGAAAACCATGTACTGGAATGATAATGTGGCCTGGCTTAAGAAGCATTTTGAAAAAACACCGATAAGGAATATGGTGCCTTCGTCATTATTCCTGGTTTTGGTACTTGAAATCGTTTCGGGGATCTTGTGCATTTCCGGCTGCATACAGCTTTTGGTGAACAACGTCCGCACGTTCGGGTTATACGGTGCGATTTTCAGTTGCATCACATTGCTGTTCCTGCTTTTGGGGCAGCGTATGGCGAAAGATTATGATGGTGCGCGTACCATCGTGATTTACTTCATCCCTGCGGTCATGGCGGTGTATTGGCTCAGTTAA
- a CDS encoding DNA polymerase III subunit — protein sequence MQFSHILAQDYIKSHLTKSAGSGRIPHAQLFIGPEGSGTLPMAIAYAQYILCNNSSGENTGGNEACNLKFDHFSHPDLHFVYPTVSTDSVKSKPKSIDFVSEWREFLTANPYGSLFDWYRVLGVQNKQGEIRVDDAQEILKSLSLKAYEGGYKIMIIWMADKMNIAASNKLLKLLEEPTDKTLFILISENEEDIIQTIRSRCQVLHFNGLSENVIAQALVSRENTEPRMATKIAHQSQGNYNKALQLLQGDGEDVYFEKWFVDWVRAAFRAKGNAAAIQDLISWSELVAGLGRETQKKFLLFCTDMFRQALLLNYQATSLVYMEPKIEKFKLENFAPFVNGKNINEIFAELSDAMYHIERNGNAKIILTDLSIKLTRLIHKK from the coding sequence ATGCAGTTTTCACATATCCTTGCGCAGGATTACATTAAAAGCCACCTGACCAAAAGCGCCGGTTCCGGAAGGATTCCGCACGCGCAATTGTTTATCGGGCCGGAAGGCAGCGGGACTTTGCCGATGGCGATCGCTTATGCACAATACATTTTATGCAACAATAGTTCCGGCGAGAATACCGGCGGCAATGAAGCCTGTAACCTGAAATTTGACCATTTTTCGCATCCGGACCTGCATTTCGTGTATCCGACCGTCAGTACCGACAGCGTCAAATCAAAACCCAAAAGCATTGATTTCGTATCGGAATGGCGTGAATTCCTTACGGCCAACCCGTATGGCAGCCTGTTCGACTGGTACCGGGTTTTGGGCGTGCAGAACAAGCAAGGGGAAATCCGTGTGGATGATGCACAGGAAATCCTGAAATCGCTGTCTTTAAAAGCCTACGAAGGCGGTTATAAAATCATGATCATCTGGATGGCCGATAAGATGAACATCGCCGCTTCCAACAAACTCCTCAAACTGCTTGAAGAACCTACTGACAAAACGCTTTTCATCCTGATTTCCGAAAATGAGGAAGACATTATACAAACGATACGCTCCCGTTGCCAGGTGCTGCATTTCAATGGCCTGAGCGAAAATGTAATAGCGCAGGCATTGGTTTCCCGTGAAAACACAGAGCCACGCATGGCCACAAAAATCGCACACCAGTCGCAGGGAAATTACAATAAGGCGTTACAGCTGCTGCAGGGAGATGGTGAAGATGTATATTTCGAAAAGTGGTTCGTCGATTGGGTACGTGCGGCTTTCCGTGCGAAGGGCAATGCGGCTGCGATACAGGATTTAATCAGTTGGAGCGAACTCGTGGCGGGTCTGGGCCGTGAGACACAGAAGAAATTCCTTTTGTTTTGTACCGATATGTTCCGGCAGGCGTTATTACTGAATTATCAGGCGACAAGCCTCGTATATATGGAGCCTAAGATTGAGAAATTCAAACTGGAAAATTTCGCGCCTTTTGTCAACGGGAAAAATATAAACGAAATCTTTGCCGAGCTTTCCGATGCGATGTACCACATCGAGCGCAACGGCAATGCAAAAATCATCCTGACCGATCTGTCGATCAAGCTCACGAGGCTCATCCATAAAAAATAA